One Methanobrevibacter millerae genomic region harbors:
- a CDS encoding methyltransferase family protein has product MNRDLIGYLLGFVIFIIGIPYVMYLASGSPGYDQIGLIRILLFIIFAIVGIELSVWSIIYMNDVGNGNPFDAFNHEVAPRTTQLMTGGPYAICRNPMLLGVFIYHIGVLIALLSVGAFIILLIEIIIMNIQVKKEEQRLMQDFGWEYEEYVRNSNRFFPKKMWL; this is encoded by the coding sequence ATGAATCGTGATTTGATAGGATATTTGCTTGGATTTGTTATTTTCATAATAGGAATTCCTTATGTGATGTATCTCGCATCGGGAAGTCCGGGTTATGACCAGATTGGATTGATACGCATTCTGCTTTTTATAATTTTTGCAATTGTAGGCATTGAATTAAGCGTTTGGTCAATCATTTACATGAATGATGTAGGAAACGGCAATCCTTTTGACGCTTTCAATCACGAAGTCGCACCGAGAACCACCCAGTTAATGACTGGCGGGCCTTATGCTATTTGCAGAAATCCTATGCTTCTGGGAGTTTTCATCTATCATATTGGGGTTCTAATAGCTCTTTTATCCGTCGGTGCATTCATAATTCTTTTGATTGAAATCATAATCATGAACATTCAGGTTAAAAAGGAAGAGCAACGCTTAATGCAGGATTTCGGATGGGAATATGAGGAATACGTCA